The Acidobacteriota bacterium genomic interval TCCCCGGTCACCATCGCCGCCATGTCGCAGCCGCCGGCCGTGGGGGAGACGAAGGCCACCGCGGTATTCGACGTCAGCGCGGCGGTCAGGGCGTCCTTCTTCGACGAATCAATGTCCATGAACGCGTAGCTTCGGCTTACGCTGACGTCGCGCGTGTCAACCGCGTCGTTATCCGCGAGAATTTCGCACCTCTTGAGTTCCAGCAGGCCGTCAAGCCGCTTGACAGCATCGAGGGCCCCGCCGTCGGAAGAATCCAGCTTGATGATGAGGTTATGGTGCCCCTCGACCGCGTCCCACCGCGCGACTCCGTTCAGGCCCCGGATCACCTCGAGGGCGGGCAGGAGCCGTTCATGGTCGTCAAATCGCGCAAGCAAGTATGATCCGAAACTCATCGTCTGATCCTTTCTCATGTAATACGAATTGAATTGTTGCCTCAGCTAAACGGGTCGGCGGTCCGGGCAGCGGTCGGACCGAAGGCTGTCGAGCCGGCCGGCCGCAAGCATAGTTTGAGAAATCTTTCACAATACCGCCCAAAAAAAACCACCTGGCCAACTTGGTGCTAAGGTAGCGATTGGGTAGGAATCTGTCAATACGGCCCAGCCCGAAATCTGTACCCGGTTTTGCCGTACCGGTTTAGGCGCCGTGCGGTCTGTTGGCCGGGATCCCCGGGGGAAAAGCGCTCTCCGGCCCAAGGAAGTCTCCGGCCGGGGAGCTTTTGTTTTTGCGGGTTTACTCCCGGCTGCCTATATATTACCGACTCGGCATGATAACATCCGAACAGGTAAAGAAGCTCGCCGCGGCACGGGGATTTGATCTCTGCGGTATCACCACGCCGGAACTGATACCGGAGGCACGAAGGCGGTACGTGCGGTATCTCGAGGACGGGCTTCACGGCGAGATGACCTATCTGGCGCGGGAAGTCGCCCGGCGCACCGACGCGTCCGGTCTGATGGAGAATGCGCGGTCGGTGATAATGCTGGGGCTGAACTACTTTCAGCCGAACGCTCAGAAAGTGCCCGCCGATTACGGCCGTATTTCCCGGTATGCCAGGGGCCGGGACTACCATAAGGTAGTCTCGAACAAGACCAGGGCCCTGATCCGGTCGATCGAGAGCGTTCTGGGGACCACCGAGCCTTTTGAATTCAAGTGGTTTGTCGACTACGGGCCGATGATGGAGCGGGCGTACGCCGAGAAAGCCGGGCTGGGGTTTATCGGCAGGAACGGCATGTTAATCAACCGCGAGTTCGGTTCCTGGGTATTCCTGTCGGAGATTATCACCAGCCTTGACCTGCAACCGGACGTGCCCGATCCGACGGCCCACGGTGATTGCGGCGACTGTCGGCTTTGCGCGCAGGCTTGCCCCACGGGCGCGATCGTGGCACCGAGGGTCATCGACTCCCGGCGGTGCATTTCCTACCTGACGGTTGAAAAACCCTCGAGCGTGTCGGACGATCTGGCTGGCCGGATGGGCAGCCTGGTGTTCGGCTGTGATATCTGTCAGGAGGTCTGCCCGTACAACCGCGCGGCGACCGTGACCCGTCACGCCGAGTTGCTGTCAGCCCGTGGGATGGGGGAGTTCCTCGATCTGAAGGCGGTCATGCGCATGCAGACACGGGAGGATTTCTTGCAGCTTACGGCCGGCACGGCACTCACGCGGCCGAAGCTCGAGGGTCTGAAACGAAGCGCTGGAATCGTTCTGAAGAACCAGGTCGAACGGACGTAAGCACGTCGTCTGAGCGACATGGCACGGGCAAGACCGAGGGCCAAAAAGCGGTTGCGTCACGCTCCGAAATTACCCACATTGGCGCTATGCCGAAAGTCGCCCCATCGGTTCTGGCTGCGGATTTTTCCCACCTGGCTGACGACGTTTCCAGCGCCGAACAGGCCGGCGTCTCCATGCTCCACCTGGACATAATGGATGGTCACTTTGTGCCGAATATCTCGTTCGGCCCCGGGATCGTGAAGACCATTAACGAGATCACGGACCTGTTTCTGGACGTTCATCTGATGTTATCCCAGCCGGAGAAGTACTTCGACCAATTCGTCAAGGCCGGCGCGGATGCTATTACTTTTCACCTCGAAGTCCATCCGGAACCGGCTCCTCAGGCCGCCCGCCTCCGCGCGCTTGGTGTGAAAACTGGCATCTCAATCAACCCGGACATGCCCGTTGAGCGTGTGCTGCGCTATCTGGAGGATTTCGACTTCCTGCTGCTGATGTCGGTGTTTCCCGGTTTCGGCGGCCAGGGTTTCATAGACTCGGTCAAGCAGAAAATCTCAGTGGCCCGCCAACACGTTGACCGGCACCAACTCGACACCAGGATCATGGTAGACGGCGGCATCGACGCCGGCAACGTGCGCGAGGTGGTCGCCGCCGGTGCGGACATCCTGGTCATGGGGACAGGCTTCTTCGGCAGCGCCGATCGTCGGCAGCTGGTCGAGTCCGTAGAGAGCTTGAGCAACGCCAACCGGGTTCCGTAGACAGACATGCAGCCTCGAGGATTCATTTACCTTCACCCGGGACAAGTTCAGACAGAGTATGCCGGAGCCGTGAGGAAGGGAATAAACCGCGGCCTGGTGCCAAAAATCATGAACCGCAAGCCGGAGGTGTTCACCGGCGGGCGGGACACGAGCAAACGCATAGCCAATCGGCTGGGCTGGGTCGACGTCGTGTCCCTGATGAAGCGAAGAGTGGCGGGGATAGAACGCGTCGCCGATGGTGCCTTTCGGGCGGGCCTGCGGCACATCGTGCTCATGGGCATGGGCGGATCATCGTTG includes:
- the queG gene encoding tRNA epoxyqueuosine(34) reductase QueG, with translation MITSEQVKKLAAARGFDLCGITTPELIPEARRRYVRYLEDGLHGEMTYLAREVARRTDASGLMENARSVIMLGLNYFQPNAQKVPADYGRISRYARGRDYHKVVSNKTRALIRSIESVLGTTEPFEFKWFVDYGPMMERAYAEKAGLGFIGRNGMLINREFGSWVFLSEIITSLDLQPDVPDPTAHGDCGDCRLCAQACPTGAIVAPRVIDSRRCISYLTVEKPSSVSDDLAGRMGSLVFGCDICQEVCPYNRAATVTRHAELLSARGMGEFLDLKAVMRMQTREDFLQLTAGTALTRPKLEGLKRSAGIVLKNQVERT
- the rpe gene encoding ribulose-phosphate 3-epimerase → MPKVAPSVLAADFSHLADDVSSAEQAGVSMLHLDIMDGHFVPNISFGPGIVKTINEITDLFLDVHLMLSQPEKYFDQFVKAGADAITFHLEVHPEPAPQAARLRALGVKTGISINPDMPVERVLRYLEDFDFLLLMSVFPGFGGQGFIDSVKQKISVARQHVDRHQLDTRIMVDGGIDAGNVREVVAAGADILVMGTGFFGSADRRQLVESVESLSNANRVP